The Paenibacillus spongiae nucleotide sequence CGCTTGAGGCATTGCCGGGATCGATACGCGGCGATCTGGCCTTGAATGTGGCGAGCAATGTTATTCACGGTTCGGACTCGGCTGAGAGCGTCAGCAGAGAAATTGCATTATTTTTCGGTAAACAGAGCTGATCGCTTCTTTATCCATGATAGAGGAGTATCTCTTGTCTATAGATCGTATTCACGTACCAAGCCGATTTTCATCTGATCTGAGATGGAGGTCGGCTTGTTTTGTCATGTCCGGCTATCCAATCCGCCGCGCAGACCAGTGCGCTTCGAAAGCGCGTGCCCCGAATTCTCAATAGGTTGAAATCACCTCTCGACGAATCATTTCCCCTGCTTCATCCGCTGACCATTCTTTCGTTCATAGCCGCTGAATCTCAAATCAAGCGACCTCTTTTTACCGGGCGAATGTTATATAACACATTAAAAAATACAAAAACAGTATTGAAACAGTTCGGTCTGCTGATATATAATAACCTCAATAATAATAAAACTGTTATATAACATTATCGGAGGGGATCGCGTGGAATCGAAGCAAGGTCAAGCAAGCACAGAGCCGGATAAAGAAGTCTGTTTCTTATGTGGAGAAGGTTTGGAGACCGCTCCATCCGGAGCTTCCTCCATTCTATGCCCCCACTGTGAGGAAACGAGCGAATTGCCGGTCGCCCATCATTACTTGAATCATTATTATTATCGTTACGCGGACTAACCAAGGCTTATGCAAGTTACAGGCAAGGCACTTCTTATTCGCCCATCACTCCACCTCCGGCGAGGAATCCCCGAGGTGGTTTTTTTGCGTTGGAAGGAGACGCAGTGAATACCGCGAACTATAGATGTAACCTTAGAACAGGCGGTGCGGTTGTGGAGATTCAGTCTATCGTCAATGAACTTATGCCCTTCTATAAGAAAATAATTAGCGGTCAATATGCGATTGCACTGGCGGGCGCACATGCCAAAGGCAAGGCCGATGCCCATTCGGACCTGGATATTTTTGTTTATACGGAGGATGTTCTTCCCTTTGAAAACAGAAAGGCCGTGTTTGAAGCGATATCGCCTGCCGCAGCGGATCTGTGGGTTACGCAAAGACACCGGTCACTTGAACCGGCAGAGGGATATTCTTGCGGAAGCAGCCGCAGAGATCGGCCGTCATATGGATGAGCTCGAGAAGAATGCAGTCCGCGCGTGAGAGCGGCTCCGCTCGTTTTCATTTCCAGCCGACTGTTATATAATAGGTGGCGCAGAATATAACAGGCAGTGCTGAGGAGTTTGATACGATGGGTTCTCCTGAATTTGCGACGAAGCATGAGCAGATCATTCAATATATTGAAGAACTCAGTGTGGGAACGAGGATTTCGGTCCGCAAGATCGCCCAGACCTTGGAAGTAAGCGAAGGAACGGCTTACCGTGCCATCAAGGATGCGGAGGCGCAAGGCATCGTCAGCACGAAGGAGCGAACCGGAACCGTCAGGGTAGAGAAGGAGCAGCGGCAGCATATCGACCGTCTGACCTTCGAGGAGATCGTCAAGATGGTGGATGGCGAAGTGCTGGGCGGCGCAGCCGGTCTGCAGAAGACATTGAATAAATTCGTCATCGGCGCCATGCAAGTGGAAGCGATGATGCGTTATATAGAACCGGGCAACCTGCTTATCGTCGGGAACCGGAATAAAGCCCACTACAGCGCCTTGACATTGGGTGCGGGCGTCTTGATTACAGGCGGGTTCAATACGACCGAGGAAGTGAGAGAGCTCGCCGATGAGCTGGAGCTTCCGATCATCAGCAGCGGTTATGATACGTTCACGGTAGCGGCGCTGATCAACCGGGCCATCTACGACAGGCTGATCAAGAAGCAGATCGTTCTCGTCGGGGATATTGTACGCCAAGATATGCCGCTGGCATACATGCGCAGATCCGATACCGTCGAGGATGTGCTGAGACGCATCGAGGAAACGAATCATAACCGGTTTCCTGTCGTGGACGATAACGATAAACCGGTCGGCATGATTACGACCAAGGATCTGATCGGGGCAGCGGCCGGCCAGACCGTCGAAAAGATTATGACGCGCAACCCGCTCACGGTGACGTTGCAGGCTTCAGTTGCAACCGCGGGGCATTTGATGGTGTGGGAAGCCATCGAGCTGCTGCCCGTCATCGATGAGGAAGGGAAGCTCTCGGGTGTCATTAGCCGGAACGATGTGCTCAAGGCGATGCAGAATATTCAATTGCAGCCCCAGAGCGGAGAAACGCTGGAGAATCAAATCTGGTCGGCTTTCGAAGGGAACCGCGATGAGCATGGACAGTTATTCTACCGGGGGGTCATAGCCGCCCATATGAGCAACCAGGTTGGAAATCTGTCCGAAGGCATATTAGCCAGCTTGATCAATCAGGTCGTGACGCGGACGATGAAGGAGCACCGCAGAGGAGATCTTCACATCGACAGCTCCTCCGTATACTATCTCGCGCCTGTAGAGATCGACGATACCGTGGATCTGTACCCAAGAGTCATCGAATCAAGCCGAAGGTTCTGTAAAGTGGAAGTCGAGGTCTTAAGCGGAAACAAGCGAGTCGCCCAAGCGATGATTACAGCCAGGCTGTTCGATCAGCCATAATAAGAAGAGAGCCCGCAGGCCAAGAAGGCCTTGCGGGCTGTTTCGGTTAGCCTAGCACTTTGCGGAATTCCTGGGTAAGAAGCGGGACCACTTCGAACAGATCGCCGACGATCCCGTAATCGGCTACTTTAAATATCGGCGCCTCGGGATCCTTATTAATGGCGACAATGACGCGGGACCCGCTCATGCCCGCAAGATGCTGAATCGCGCCGCTGATTCCGCAGGCAATGTATAATTCCGGTGTCACGACCTTGCCGGTTTGGCCGATTTGCAGCGCATAATCGCAATAGCCCGCATCGCAAGCGCCGCGCGACGCTCCGACTGCGCCGACGAGCAGGGCGGCGAGCTCTTCAAGCGGCTTGAAGCCGTCCGCATTCTTGACGCCCCGGCCGCCGGATACGATTACTTTCGCTTCCGTCAAGTCGACCTTGCCGGAGGTCTTGCGAACGACGTCTTTGACGATCGTCCGCAGCTGGGAGGGGGCTGCGATGCCGGCTTTCACGACCGGTGCCCGGTGACCTTCCAAGGACGGGGCTGCGGGGAAATTGTTGGGCCGCACCGTTACGACCCATGGAAATTGGACGAATGTCTTCTTCTCCAGCGCTTTACCCGCATATATAGGTCTGGTAAACAG carries:
- a CDS encoding nucleotidyltransferase domain-containing protein, which codes for MEIQSIVNELMPFYKKIISGQYAIALAGAHAKGKADAHSDLDIFVYTEDVLPFENRKAVFEAISPAAADLWVTQRHRSLEPAEGYSCGSSRRDRPSYG
- a CDS encoding DRTGG domain-containing protein, with the translated sequence MGSPEFATKHEQIIQYIEELSVGTRISVRKIAQTLEVSEGTAYRAIKDAEAQGIVSTKERTGTVRVEKEQRQHIDRLTFEEIVKMVDGEVLGGAAGLQKTLNKFVIGAMQVEAMMRYIEPGNLLIVGNRNKAHYSALTLGAGVLITGGFNTTEEVRELADELELPIISSGYDTFTVAALINRAIYDRLIKKQIVLVGDIVRQDMPLAYMRRSDTVEDVLRRIEETNHNRFPVVDDNDKPVGMITTKDLIGAAAGQTVEKIMTRNPLTVTLQASVATAGHLMVWEAIELLPVIDEEGKLSGVISRNDVLKAMQNIQLQPQSGETLENQIWSAFEGNRDEHGQLFYRGVIAAHMSNQVGNLSEGILASLINQVVTRTMKEHRRGDLHIDSSSVYYLAPVEIDDTVDLYPRVIESSRRFCKVEVEVLSGNKRVAQAMITARLFDQP
- a CDS encoding electron transfer flavoprotein subunit alpha/FixB family protein; the encoded protein is MSRTFLIIAEHRDGKLRQVTAEALQAALLASGDGDRISAVLLGSGTEPLAEELSSFPLSEIHVVDDPGLSAYNPEAYTAVLGELIEAVRPDAVFMGHTAMGRDIAPALAAKLQAGQLSDVIAIERNDGDGTVLFTRPIYAGKALEKKTFVQFPWVVTVRPNNFPAAPSLEGHRAPVVKAGIAAPSQLRTIVKDVVRKTSGKVDLTEAKVIVSGGRGVKNADGFKPLEELAALLVGAVGASRGACDAGYCDYALQIGQTGKVVTPELYIACGISGAIQHLAGMSGSRVIVAINKDPEAPIFKVADYGIVGDLFEVVPLLTQEFRKVLG